In Aspergillus nidulans FGSC A4 chromosome II, a single window of DNA contains:
- a CDS encoding uncharacterized protein (transcript_id=CADANIAT00004828) has translation MNDALDANRRLSTLDRPISPPLTRPLTRTGNDSLSALEAGKEEVDDPLERISAHLHKFTPDRAATPPVAGGSCLIPFDAWKSLYTRNCHASGNHFVIHQHDHPIAGPHYDLRLQFSASSSVSWSVMYGLPGDPNSRRLNRNATETRVHALWNHLIETASEKTGSMIIWDTGVYEVLPDRTKVSNTGPETDDSDQDPEMHSGSGLDSSALPENEKLRNAFQNSKIHLRLHGTRLPKNYTIFLRRDKTDFRSAPTAASLLQKPRKRRRRRVAKAEPRSTSSSESDRETAGPADTQSPGSGKRGRQTDTGTEGEHEHSDAEGGDTDVDFQIRLNNAYPGAVNDIGSIHQRRWFIMLDRAGSGFVPEKASHSKTDLLGKKRWIRGIDKQTGARTGFDPFYVRGPEVERSVVTGRRGPDVVRDEGVQGFVPRKGWTPVLI, from the exons ATGAACGATGCATTAGATGCGAACCGACGGCTCTCCACCCTTGACAGACCAATATCTCCGCCCCTAACCCGTCCCCTCACTCGTACGGGCAACGACTCGCTGTCCGCCCTCGAAGCGGGGAAAGAGGAGGTCGACGACCCCTTGGAGCGAATCTCCGCACACCTCCACAAATTCACCCCAGACCGAGCCGCTACGCCTCCCGTGGCCGGCGGATCGTGCCTGATCCCATTCGATGCCTGGAAATCGCTCTACACACGAAACTGTCATGCATCAGGAAACCATTTTGTCATCCACCAACACGACCATCCCATTGCCGGCCCGCACTATGACCTTCGTCTACAGTTCTCCGCATCCAGCTCCGTCAGCTGGAGTGTCATGTATGGATTGCCCGGGGACCCGAATAGTCGGCGGCTGAATCGCAATGCGACCGAGACGAGGGTGCATGCTTTGTGG AACCACCTCATCGAAACCGCGAGCGAGAAAACTGGGAGTATGATCATCTGGGATACTGGAGTGTATGAAGTCCTTCCCGACAGAACGAAAGTTTCGAATACCGGTCCGGAAACGGACGACAGTGACCAAGATCCTGAGATGCATTCCGGGTCAGGGCTAGACTCCTCGGCGCTGCCAGAAAACGAGAAACTGCGAAACGCATTCCAAAAC AGCAAGATTCACCTCCGTCTCCACGGCACCCGCCTCCCCAAGAACTATACCATTTTCCTCCGCCGGGACAAAACCGACTTCCGCTCCGCCCCGACGGCAGCCTCTCTCTTACAGAAGCCTAGGAAACGAAGACGGAGACGCGTCGCAAAAGCAGAGCCGAGGAGCACGTCGAGCTCCGAATCCGATAGAGAGACAGCCGGCCCGGCAGATACACAAAGTCCAGGGTCAGGCAAACGGGGGAGACAAACAGACACCGGCACGGAAGGCGAACACGAACACTCGGATGCTGAAGGAGGCGATACCGATGTCGACTTCCAAATCAGATTGAACAACGCGTATCCCGGGGCGGTCAACGACATCGGATCCATACATCAACGGCGATGGTTCATCATGCTTGATCGGGCGGGGAGCGGGTTTGTTCCCGAGAAGGCCTCTCATTCGAAGACAGATCTTCTGGgcaagaagagatggattcGCGGGATTGATAAGCAGACTGGAGCAAGGACGGGCTTTGACCCGTTCTATGTTCGAGGGCCTGAGGTCGAAAGGAGCGTTGTCACCGGTCGGCGAGGGCCAGATGTCGTCCGCGACGAAGGCGTACAGGGATTCGTACCGCGGAAGGGGTGGACTCCTGTTCTTATATGA
- a CDS encoding protein aglF (transcript_id=CADANIAT00004829), whose product MPVDLTCYPPLGKVTCLEADKIRFTILIEPASQGQYEFQIWHNIGLSEWAALPLSEYPSAALPALSSRQDPGNRGVFAGEISCPQARYAGRFTVRYREGSEGEWRWANKERGCHDGELVIVSRGLSSELALSSAQDFANYFDGLSPDIQVEVRKSEAPGAALWNISGPVEEARDGHSGLLRLPLGTPSSMSRFFALARVETSWLGPRQGKDKLNFTEDAILLSFLRTDGVHVVLLGVTVDDTLTVLGSGPAGEVVIKSQNDNATPSRFQVLAATAADFEVATSALIYEARRLVRPYENTAQGGPRTQWLSEWYDGLAYCTWNGLGQDLSEEKILSALDDLKTAGIRIRTLIIDDNWQSLDNEGAGSWHRALTQFEANSKAFPNGLAKAVTTIREQHRNIEYIVVWHALFGYWGGISPEGSLAAIYKTREVALNSTTRPSMLTIDPSDIQRFYNDFYAFLSRSGISGVKTDAQSFLDLLADPEDRRSYANAYQDAWTISSLRHFGPKAISCMSQIPQTIFHSQLPTNKPTIVVRNSNDFFPDIDDSHTWHVFCNAHNALLTRYLNGLPDWDMFQTLPENGLDYASFHAAARCISGGPIYITDKPGQHDIPLIKQMTASTIQGTTITLRPDIAARTLDMYHDIKEGHILCVGTYHGRAGSGSGIIGVFNVSNRVESVIIPVADFPGIYDDQEETGYIVRAHRTGRIVGELHSSSAVSVTLNERRWEVLTAYPVKTLTFKMNSKDKENESSMPTADVSVDVAILGLLRKMTGVAALVSSDIYIEDTGRLRVDVGIKALGVLGIYFSCLQDWDIDKHFMVLVSGKPVPRKTIWKEDGRVLAIDVEEAWHGLGLEAGWGNEVWISVLM is encoded by the exons ATGCCAGTTGATCTCACATGCTACCCTCCTCTGGGCAAGGTAACCTGTCTTGAGGCTGATAAG ATCAGATTCACCATCCTGATAGAACCAGCATCCCAAGGACAATATGAATTCCAAATTTGGCATAATATAGGCCTCTCTGAGTGGGCAGCGCTGCCGCTCTCGGAGTATCCATCGGCCGCTCTCCCGGCTTTAAGCAGTCGACAGGACCCAGGCAATCGCGGTGTTTTTGCAGGCGAGATATCTTGTCCGCAGGCAAGATACGCGGGCAGGTTCACCGTTCGGTACCGTGAGGGTTCCGAAGGGGAATGGCGATGGGCAAACAAGGAACGAGGCTGTCATGACGGCGAACTGGTCATCGTCTCACGCGGTCTCTCATCGGAACTCGCATTGTCTTCCGCGCAAGATTTCGCGAATTATTTTGACGGCCTGTCCCCAGATATTCAGGTTGAAGTCAGGAAGAGCGAGGCACCTGGGGCCGCGTTGTGGAACATTTCCGGTCCAGTCGAGGAAGCTAGGGATGGTCACTCGGGACTCCTTCGTCTGCCGCTCGGCACACCTTCCTCCATGTCAAGATTCTTTGCCCTTGCCCGCGTGGAAACCTCGTGGCTGGGCCCGAGACAGGGGAAAGACAAACTTAATTTCACAGAGGATGCTATCCTactctccttcctccgcaCGGACGGGGTACATGTCGTGCTTTTGGGCGTCACTGTAGACGACACTCTTACAGTTCTTGGGTCCGGCCCAGCAGGCGAGGTGGTCATCAAGTCGCAGAATGATAATGCTACGCCGTCTCGATTCCAGGTCCTGGCTGCTACTGCTGCCGATTTCGAGGTTGCCACGAGTGCTTTGATTTATGAAGCAAGGAGGCTTGTCCGTCCGTATGAAAATACAGCCCAGGGTGGCCCTCGAACACAATGGCTCTCGGAATGGTACGACGGCCTGGCGTACTGCACCTGGAATGGACTTGGACAGGACCTGTCTGAAGAAAAGATCCTTTCAGCCCTGGATGACCTAAAAACCGCCGGTATCAGAATTAGAACACTTATTATTGATGACAACTGGCAATCACTCGACAATGAAGGGGCAGGTTCATGGCACCGTGCTTTGACCCAGTTTGAAGCAAACTCCAAAGCATTCCCAAATGGTCTTGCGAAGGCAGTCACCACCATACGGGAGCAACATAGAAATATTGAGTATATCGTGGTGTGGCATGCGCTTTTCGGTTACTGGGGCGGCATTTCACCAGAAGGATCCCTGGCAGCAATCTACAAAACAAGAGAAGTGGCACTCAATAGCACGACAAGGCCGTCCATGCTAACAATCGATCCTTCCGATATCCAACGTTTTTACAATGACTTCTACGCTTTCCTCTCCAGATCCGGAATATCAGGCGTCAAAACGGACGCGCAGTCATTCCTCGATCTGCTCGCCGACCCCGAGGACAGAAGATCCTACGCAAACGCCTACCAAGACGCCTGGACGATTTCATCGCTGCGCCACTTCGGTCCAAAAGCCATATCCTGCATGTCCCAGATCCCCCAAACAATTTTCCATTCGCAGCTTCCCACGAACAAGCCAACAATCGTGGTTCGAAACTCAAACGACTTCTTTCCTGATATCGACGACTCCCACACGTGGCATGTGTTTTGTAACGCCCACAACGCCCTCCTAACGCGCTATTTGAACGGTCTTCCGGACTGGGATATGTTCCAGACGCTTCCCGAAAATGGGCTGGACTATGCATCCTTCCACGCTGCAGCACGCTGTATCTCCGGCGGGCCAATCTACATCACCGACAAGCCAGGCCAGCATGATATACCACTCATCAAACAAATGACCGCGTCCACGATCCAGGGCACAACAATCACGCTACGCCCAGACATAGCGGCGCGTACGCTAGACATGTACCACGATATCAAGGAAGGCCATATTCTCTGCGTGGGGACATACCACGGCCGCGCGGGATCTGGGAGCGGTATTATAGGAGTGTTTAACGTCAGTAACAGAGTCGAGTCGGTGATTATCCCGGTTGCTGATTTTCCGGGGATATACGATGATCAGGAAGAGACGGGGTATATTGTTCGTGCGCACAGAACAGGGAGAATTGTGGGGGAGCTCCATTCGTCATCGGCGGTATCGGTTACATTGAATGAAAGGAGATGGGAGGTGCTAACAGCGTACCCCGTCAAAACGCTCACATTCAAAATGAACTCAAAAGATAAGGAGAACGAGAGTAGCATGCCTACGGCAGATGTTTCTGTCGATGTCGCGATCCTCGGCCTTCTCCGCAAGATGACCGGCGTTGCAGCTCTTGTCAGCTCAGACATATATATTGAGGACACTGGGCGTTTGCGTGTCGATGTTGGGATCAAAGCCCTAGGTGTATTGGGGATATACTTCTCGTGCCTCCAAGATTGGGATATAGACAAGCATTTCATGGTACTTGTTTCGGGGAAGCCGGTACCGAGGAAGACAATTtggaaggaggatggaagggtCCTCGCCAttgatgtcgaggaggcgTGGCATGGGCTGGGACTTGAGGCAGGTTGGGGGAATGAGGTATGGATTTCAGTTCTGATGTGA
- a CDS encoding uncharacterized protein (transcript_id=CADANIAT00004827): MNPKPDLEKSNTNDGSEVRAEPILATGSGLQRRLGNRQIQLIAIGGSIGTATFVSIGGGLAKGGSGSLLISWFIHCCFLAMVNNCLTEMSVYQPVEGGFIRLAGKWVDDAWGFMAGWNFFLYEALLIPFEITAINVVLTYWRDDIPVWSICLACVIIYGLLNILAVRAYGEAEFWLSGGKVILILMLFAFTFVTMVGGNPQHDVYGFRNWNKPGAFAEYLSHGNLGRFEGFLACLWSAGFACVGPEYISMVAAEAKHPRRYIRAAFQTVYFRFIVFFIGSALCCGIVVSYADPTLRAIHFGDGEGSGTAAASPYVIAMKNMSIEGLPHVVNALLITSIFSAGNTYTYTATRILHSLALEGRAPRILRKCTKQGVPIYCFLVVMIFPFLSFLQMGDSSSTVLTWLTNIITAAGLINYVIITLTYIFFYRATVAQGFDRSTLPYTGWFQPYCGYLGFAWMFTVVCCFGYESFTPWSVETFFTNYTMVLLAPVLFLGWKLVKRTRFVTPLETDLIWEAPEIDLYEEELSVVEPSVSFWQEMSGSLKWKRK; the protein is encoded by the exons ATGAATCCAAAACCAGACCTCGAAAAGAGTAACACTAACGATGGCTCAGAAGTACGGGCTGAGCCCATCCTCGCAACGGGCTCTGGCCTGCAGCGTCGACTGGGAAACCGCCAGATCCAATTAATCGCCATTGGAGGCTCAATCGGTACGGCGACCTTCGTCTCTATCGGCGGCGGCCTGGCCAAGGGCGGTTCAGGATCTCTTCTGATCTCTTGGTTCATCCACTGCTGTTTTCTGGCGATGGTCAATAACTGCCTGACGGAGATGTCCGTATACCAGCCGGTCGAGGGAGGGTTTATCCGCTTGGCCGGTAAATGGGTCGATGATGCCTGGGGTTTCATGGCTGGCTGGAACTTCTTCTTGTACGAGGCGCTGCTGATCCCGTTCGAGATTACGGCCATCAATGTGGTCTTGACCTACTGGAGGGACGATATTCCCGTGTGGAGTATTTGTTTAGCATGTGTTATAATCTATGG GCTTTTGAATATCCTCGCCGTCCGGGCATACGGAGAAGCCGAGTTCTGGCTCTCCGGCGGAAAAGTgatcctcatcctcatgctCTTCGCGTTTACGTTCGTCACCATGGTCGGCGGGAACCCGCAGCACGACGTATACGGGTTTAGGAACTGGAACAAGCCCGGCGCATTCGCCGAATACCTCAGCCACGGTAACCTTGGTCGTTTTGAGGGTTTCCTCGCCTGCCTCTGGTCTGCCGGGTTTGCCTGCGTCGGACCCGAGTATATCTCCATGGTGGCAGCGGAGGCCAAACACCCTCGCAGATACATTAGAGCGGCCTTCCAGACCGTGTATTTCCGATTCATTGTGTTCTTCATAGGCTCGGCCCTTTGCTGCGGTATTGTCGTCTCCTATGCGGATCCCACCCTACGCGCCATCCATTTCGGTGACGGTGAAGGCTCCggcaccgccgccgcctcgcCCTATGTAATAGCCATGAAAAACATGTCTATCGAAGGCCTACCGCATGTCGTCAACGCCCTCCTGATCACCTCCATTTTCAGCGCCGGAAACACCTACACCTATACAGCGACCCGTATCCTGCATTCCCTAGCCCTAGAAGGCCGAGCCCCACGCATCCTCCGCAAGTGTACCAAGCAGGGCGTCCCTATCTACTGCTTCCTTGTTGTAATGATCTTCCCGTTTTTGTCCTTCCTCCAAATGGGCGACAGTTCCTCCACGGTCCTCACCTGGCTCACAAACATCATCACGGCTGCCGGTCTTATCAACTacgtcatcatcacccttACGTACATCTTCTTCTACCGTGCGACTGTTGCCCAAGGATTCGACCGCTCCACGCTCCCTTACACTGGTTGGTTCCAGCCGTACTGCGGCTACCTCGGCTTTGCGTGGATGTTTACCGTGGTCTGCTGTTTCGGCTACGAGAGTTTCACCCCCTGGAGTGTAGAGACCTTCTTCACCAACTACACGATGGTCCTTCTTGCGCCGGTCCTGTTTCTGGGCTGGAAATTGGTGAAACGGACCAGATTTGTCACACCGCTTGAGACAGATCTGATCTGGGAGGCGCCTGAGATTGATCTGTACGAGGAGGAGCTCAGTGTGGTTGAGCCATCGGTGAGCTTCTGGCAGGAGATGTCGGGGTCTCTTaaatggaagaggaagtag
- a CDS encoding uncharacterized protein (transcript_id=CADANIAT00004826) yields the protein MTEQTLPDYVLDPSAVLNDTAASWRYGRIPDYTKTREFYEKTKTTSHPATSLASLVQNLVKNWEIEASFKTSLDDWRTINPETYTFSLNGGPAQPGEHMLRVGTYNALINANEYYDPEQNDFEGSHKSFKRMMPTFAWEVKEVYCGPPVVVARWRHWGLMKGDYVGKNGRGEVVRVKAHGGPIDIEGIVVAKVNEKLQLEKIDVWFDPMEMFRQISRDEQREELSRGDSAAAAPGDLAGACPVMRAGNE from the exons ATGACAGAGCAGACCCTCCCCGATTACGTCCTAGACCCCAGTGCCGTCCTCAACGACACGGCTGCCAGCTGGCGCTACGGCAGAATCCCCGATTATACCAAGACCCGCGAGTTTTACGAAAAAA CGAAAACAACATCCCACCCCGCCACCTCGCTCGCATCTCTCGTCCAGAACCTAGTGAAAAACTGGGAAATCGAAGCTTCATTTAAGACATCTCTAGATGACTGGCGCACAATTAACCCAGAAACGTACACATTTTCCCTAAACGGCGGTCCCGCTCAACCAGGCGAACATATGCTCCGAGTAGGAACTTACAACGCGCTCATCAACGCGAATGAATACTACGATCCTGAACAGAATGATTTCGAGGGCAGTCATAAATCGTTCAAGAGGATGATGCCGACGTTTGCGTGGGAGGTCAAGGAGGTTTATTGCGGACCGCCGGTTGTGGTGGCACGCTGGAGGCATTGGGGGTTGATGAAGGGGGATTATGTCGGGAAGAACGG TCGCGGCGAGGTTGTTAGGGTCAAGGCGCATGGGGGTCCGATTGATATTGAAGGAATTGTGGTGGCCAAGGTAAACGAGAAGCTGCAGCTCGAGAAGATAGATGTTTGGTTTGATCCGATGGAGATGTTCAGGCAAATTTCACGGGATGAGCAACGTGAGGAACTGAGTCGAGGCGATTCTGCTGCCGCTGCGCCTGGAGATCTTGCTGGTGCTTGTCCGGTCATGCGGGCTGGCAATGAATAA
- a CDS encoding zinc-dependent alcohol dehydrogenase family protein (transcript_id=CADANIAT00004830), with product MAPTTQKQWSVKGKENRFDELKFEEGEIPAVGDNDVLVKLHGASLNYRDLVIPQGKYPFALNFPVIPGSDGAGEVIEVGSKVTQFKKGDKVVTLFNQQHQYGPIDPAGAASGLGGAVDGTLRQYGVFNENGVVRAPRNLNYLEAATLTCAALTSWNALYGLKPLLPGQTVLVQGTGGVSVFALQFAKAAGATVIATTSSDEKAKRLKELGADHVLNYKTQPNWGEIARSLTRDNVGVDHIVEVGGSGTLEQSFKAIKLEGVISIIGFVGGLDPKKIPHVLETLTHICTVRGVYVGSKALMNDMVSAIEANNIHPVVDQKVFTLEQTKEAYEYMWGQNHFGKLAIKIE from the exons ATGGCACCCACTACCCAAAAGCAATGGtccgtcaagggcaaggaaaaCCGcttcgacgagctcaagttcgaggaaggcgaaATCCCCGCTGTTGGAGATAATGACGTCCTCGTCAAGCTGCACGGCGCCTCGCTCAATTACCGTGATCTAGTTATCCCCCAAGG AAAGTATCCCTTTGCCCTCAATTTCCCCGTTATTCCCGGTTCCGATGGTGCCGGCGAAGTCATCGAGGTCGGATCCAAGGTCACCCAGTTCAAGAAAGGCGATAAAGTGGTCACACTCTTCAATCAGCAGCACCAGTACGGCCCCATCGATCCCGCGGGAGCTGCCTCCGGTCTCGGCGGTGCCGTTGACGGCACCCTGCGCCAGTACGGTGTCTTCAACGAGAACGGCGTCGTCCGCGCCCCGCGAAACCTGAACTACCTTGAAGCGGCAACCTTGACTTGTGCGGCTCTTACAAGCTGGAATGCTCTGTACGGACTgaagccgctgctgcccggTCAGACTGTCCTTGTGCAGGGCACCGGCGGTGTTAGTGTTTTTGCGCTGCAG TTCGCCAAAGCAGCCGGCGCAACAGTGATTGCGACGACTTCATCTGACGAGAAGGCTAAGCGGCTGAAGGAACTCGGCGCTGACCACGTCCTCAACTATAAGACCCAGCCTAACTGGGGCGAGATCGCGCGCTCCCTGACACGCGACAATGTTGGTGTCGACCACATTGTCGAGGTTGGAGGCTCGGGCACACTCGAGCAGAGCTTCAAGGCCATTAAACTGGAGGGTGTGATCAGCATCATCGGCTTCGTTGGTGGATTGGACCCCAAGAAGATCCCCCACGTCCTTGAAACGCTGACCCATATTTGCACCGTCCGTGGCGTGTACGTCGGCAGCAAGGCGCTTATGAACGACATGGTCAGTGCCATTGAGGCAAACAACATCCATCCTGTTGTGGACCAGAAGGTTTTTACGCTTGAGCAGACGAAGGAGGCTTATGAATACATG TGGGGACAGAACCACTTCGGTAAGTTGGCTATCAAGATCGAGTAA
- a CDS encoding ankyrin repeat domain-containing protein (transcript_id=CADANIAT00004832): MSSVRTQPLAEVVWWTDEQFCVRCPYCEELHRHGLNSSSSTSTVVSRDYPRTSRVPHCAFATTRPPYECSFPVDYEIDKPKARFVNIRTLMDLQEDEKEESDDEASLTSLLSYLALTDTKKEVFFDHSTEEITIQMEVQEPFTQRRILHAISDCCMGDVKRVKHYLETSPDKSIFLHGKDTEGDTCLIMASRERTPAMVSLLLENGAEVNASNNNGRTALMEAALWGRLETVEILLSHGANKTLRDTNKKRALDLAQPTRQNRDERHIAAGGALGDSSQKPLYNEDVVNRDADRREIARILEGGQSGSGTDNHARMFELDENFFRRSSDDLLISYYSMPRSRKTVAVLERDGYFPPKASMSGWAHDEGRYLTERVMKISKIVGHNLRLDDRYDQGQPGKFYASHAEKQLIAYFIDRHVFLQEDKTQNPQFFKRIEHLEHEISVMVDRYPDVRKFDQLRKDKKELDLQLLDKDDRLLGNEYDEGLVKQLKEEVATIDRELVTLKGQREVVQLLRKEKEIQKCEDNWKLHERLNRLSERAPTNILKRATILITAPSYKVCDDCREFNRRINQDLGLSIQLYERTQHY, from the coding sequence atgtccTCCGTTCGAACCCAACCGCTCGCTGAGGTCGTCTGGTGGACTGACGAGCAATTCTGTGTTCGATGTCCTTATTGTGAGGAACTTCATCGCCACGGGTTGAATTCTAGCAGCAGCACATCGACGGTTGTCTCCAGGGACTATCCACGTACCTCACGTGTACCGCATTGTGCATTTGCCACCACGAGACCTCCATATGAGTGCAGCTTTCCTGTGGACTATGAAATCGATAAACCGAAAGCTCGCTTTGTCAATATTCGAACTCTTATGGACTTACAAGAAGACGAAAAGGAGGAGTCCGATGACGAGGCGTCCTTGACCAGTTTACTCTCCTACTTGGCCCTGACAGATACAAAGAAGGAGGTATTCTTTGACCATTCCACAGAGGAGATCACCATACAAATGGAAGTTCAAGAACCATTTACGCAGCGGCGTATCTTGCATGCTATCTCAGACTGCTGCATGGGCGACGTGAAGCGGGTAAAACATTACCTGGAAACATCGCCTGACAAGTCTATTTTCCTCCACGGGAAAGACACAGAAGGGGATACATGCCTCATTATGGCCTCGAGGGAGCGAACTCCGGCCATggtttctctcctcttaGAGAATGGCGCTGAAGTGAATGCTAGCAACAATAACGGAAGAACAGCGCTCATGGAAGCCGCTCTCTGGGGGAGGCTTGAGACGGTGGAAATACTCCTTTCTCATGGAGCTAATAAAACCCTGCGTGACACCAACAAGAAGAGAGCTTTGGACCTTGCTCAACCGACCCGTCAGAATCGCGACGAGAGGCACATAGCCGCAGGCGGAGCATTGGGTGATTCCTCTCAAAAACCCCTCTACAACGAGGATGTCGTTAATCGAGACGCAGACCGGCGAGAGATTGCGCGGATTCTTGAGGGAGGGCAGTCTGGGAGTGGAACAGATAATCATGCCAGAATGTTCGAGCTTGACGAAAATTTCTTTCGAAGGTCTTCTGATGATTTGTTGATTTCCTATTACTCTATGCCGAGGTCACGAAAAACTGTTGCTGTGCTGGAAAGAGACGGATATTTTCCTCCCAAAGCTTCCATGAGCGGCTGGGCTCACGACGAAGGCAGGTATTTGACAGAGAGGGTGATGAAAATATCTAAGATTGTGGGCCATAACCTACGTCTTGATGATCGCTATGACCAGGGTCAACCCGGGAAGTTCTACGCGTCACACGCAGAAAAACAGCTGATCGCTTATTTCATCGACCGACATGTTTTCCTGCAGGAAGATAAAACCCAGAATCCGCAATTCTTCAAAAGGATTGAGCACCTAGAGCACGAAATCAGTGTCATGGTGGATAGATATCCCGACGTACGCAAGTTTGACCAATTGCGGAAGGATAAGAAAGAGCTTGACTTACAGCTTTTGGACAAGGACGACCGTTTGCTTGGGAATGAGTACGACGAGGGATTGGTCAAACAGctgaaagaagaagttgcAACCATCGACCGAGAGCTTGTCACCCTCAAAGGCCAGCGGGAAGTCGTGCAGCTCTtgaggaaagaaaaagaaatacaGAAGTGCGAGGACAACTGGAAGCTACATGAGCGCCTGAATCGCCTGTCAGAAAGGGCGCCAACGAACATCTTGAAGCGGGCTACCATACTGATCACTGCGCCTTCTTATAAAGTCTGTGATGACTGCCGCGAGTTTAATCGCCGAATCAATCAAGACCTTGGTCTCTCAATCCAGCTCTATGAGCGTACCCAGCACTACTAA
- a CDS encoding seipin co-factor family protein (transcript_id=CADANIAT00004831), translating into MSLNTVTSGLGAPVSQATNTVQNAGDQATKPVTKTVNETANETTKPITKTVNDTTSSLPGTFPKDEPPTNQKNNVTIPSFSDLWASFIAWMKGLIPRGVDIFEAAVRRFILWLIPPERQAKLYQASMEHPIAATFVTCQLLCVGIPLILFIAGTLLFAAVALLVWVVLSILLLGPLMLVASLMGVSLWGWGWFVFGLVRWLDRLLLGGMMERYWQAQIAQQKAEEDQEKETEGTGEGEGEAQKETNEEKRDG; encoded by the coding sequence ATGTCCCTCAACACTGTAACTTCCGGTCTCGGCGCCCCAGTGAGCCAAGCCACAAACACTGTGCAGAACGCCGGCGACCAGGCCACGAAACCAGTCACCAAGACAGTCAATGAGACAGCGAACGAGACAACTAAGCCAATCACCAAGACCGTCAACGACACGACCTCTAGTCTCCCGGGTACATTCCCTAAAGATGAGCCGCCCACGAACCAGAAGAACAACGTCACGATCCCTTCTTTCAGTGACCTCTGGGCCTCCTTCATCGCCTGGATGAAGGGCCTTATTCCCCGGGGAGTAGACATCTTTGAAGCCGCCGTCCGCCGCTTTATCCTATGGCTCATCCCGCCTGAGCGGCAAGCGAAGCTGTACCAGGCGAGTATGGAGCACCCGATCGCTGCGACGTTCGTGACGTGCCAGCTGCTTTGCGTGGGGATCCCATTAATACTCTTCATTGCGGGGACATTACTCTTTGCTGCCGTTGCGCTATTGGTGTGGGTTGTGTTGTCGATTTTACTCCTCGGGCCACTTATGCTGGTGGCCAGTCTGATGGGGGTCTCGCTCTGGGGATGGGGCTGGTTTGTGTTTGGGCTGGTCAGGTGGTTGGACCGATTGCTGCTTGGGGGAATGATGGAGCGGTATTGGCAGGCACAGATTGCGCAGCAAAAGGCAGAGGAGGaccaagagaaagaaacggAAGGCACgggcgagggagagggagaggctcAGAAGGAGAcgaatgaggagaagagggatggCTAG